TTTTTCCTTTCTTCATACGATCAATACTTATTTTTTCAAGCCGAAGCTTGTCCTGAACCTCAAATCAGCTAAATCTGATATCCATTCTCCGGGATGCCGCGCATCCGCCGATAGGCCTTTACCACTTTATCACGCCGCGCAGAATGCTGCGGCAGCACCCAGTTGATTGCCGGCATGATCCCTCGCTTAACGCTGCGCAAAAACCGGTATAGTAATTTATTTTGTCTACTTAGCAATGCCTGTTGCTGCTCTTTACGCTTTTGAAGTTCGCCCGCTTCCTGCGCCAAAAAAAAGAGTAACTGTTCATAAAACTGCGTTTGCCGGGCATATCTCCAAAATATCCAGTAAAGATCTGCATCCGGTGCATAACAGGGTATAGCGCGTCCAGCATAATGAATCAGTTTGGGCTTCTCCTTTGCTTTGTTATATGCGTCCTGCAACCACTTAGGCGCAAAGCCCTCCGGCTTAGCATAAGGGTTAAGGTCCGCATGGGCCATCACATTCCATTCCTGACTAAGCCATTTTACCCGTCCATCACATATGCTGTTGAGCACATCCTGATCCAGCCACATCCACTTGTCATCACATGCCAGATCCAGCAGGTCTTTAGCAGAAAATCTGGCGCGCATGGCGTCTAAATTCATCAGCAGCACGCCCGCATTAAAGTAGTTAAAGGGATCGCGCATCTTGAGCACCGTATCCATGTACTGCTTTTGTGGGTGCCCAGGCATTTTATACCAGCCAGCCACCACTGTATCCCGTACAGCGCCCACCATATAATCCTCTATATCCGTATGGTACAACTCGGCAATATCTACATCTGCAACGATATCCGAATCTAGATACAGCACTTTATGATAGTTCGGTAAAAACTCCGTCAACATATAACGCGCGTGTGTCGTGACCGAGATATGATGCTTGGAAGGCAGGTCGCTACTGGTTAAAATCTGGCTGACCTCGATAAAGCGCAGCGCAAAATTCAGCCGTTTTTCCAGCACCATTTCTAATATTTGACGGTTCGTGGGGCTGATGCCGTTGCTCAATATGATAATATCATAGTTATTTTCCCCGCTGGCATTGGCAATGATCGAGCTGAGCAACACGCCCAAAAAGGGGACATACTCGTTGCTCGACGCCATGACGACCGGCACGTTATGCTCGTCAAACGCGGGTTCAAGATAAGGCTTGTCCAAACTGGAAAAAAAACTGTTTTGCAGATAGCGCACCTTTAAATCTGGCCGGGTGCGCAGCAAATGCGTAAAGTAAATACCAAATAGCCGCTCTGCAATAAAGCCGCATTTGCGCATCTCATAATTAGAAAAGTTTGTATAATCCTGTTTAGCGCTAAACGCATCCAGCACATCAAAAAGCCATGCGCTGTAGGCATTAAAATGTTCCTTGCGCATGATATACATATTGAGGTAATAGCCCTTATCGCCATTAAGGTAATTGACTGCATCCTGCGCATAATCGGGGTATTTTTCGCGCAGGATTGAAATCAGCAGGTCCAGGTCACCCGTATCGTGCTGCTGGCCCGATGCGTATTGTCCGCGCACTGTGCGTTGATCCTTGGGCAGCCAGGTACACTTGCTGATATCCAGCGGCGCCAGCGCCACAATATCGTTCCCTTCGATCATTCGGCGCATATTGTCGGGCTGGTAGCCCAACTTGTCCAGTGCGGCTGCGTCGATCATCCCCATGACGACATTGCCATACATATCTTCTTTCAAGTGTTCCTTTGAAAACGAGATATAACGGCGATTATGCATGAAGCCATAATAATCGGCATCCATGTGCTTCCACACCCAATACTGGGCTGTAAGCTCACAATACGTGGTATTGCGCTGCGATATCTGATCCTCTCCCTCATCATCGTGCAACATGCCCTCAAAACGGCAGTCGGCATTGGCCGCGCCTGTCTGTATGGGGTACAGCAGCGGATGCTGGGGCACATAACTCTCCCGATTACAGGAAATAAAAATCTTGATATCGCTCATCTAAGCTCATAACCTCTTAATACCGTATTCATTCGCACCGCCCTGGCTTTCACCCGTCCAAAGGCTAGTTTATGCATACCTCCAAATATTATAGAGCCTTGTGCATGCCCTGTCAAATACCGACAAACTCCATGTTAACCCTTTTCCTTGGCATAGGCGCATTGCCATAACCGCACACCCCATGCTTTCTCCATATCACCTCACCCCGCCATACCCGACCGAGGAATATAAAGAAAGCGACGGCAGAATTTATCTGCCGCCGCTTTGGCGTTACAACAAGCGCTATTTACAGGTTGATGGTCAGGGACTGGCCCTTCTCGGCGGACTCGAACACCGCCTCCATGAACTTGATGTTGCGCAGAATGTCCTTGGGCTTCACCAGCAGTTCGGCGCCATTGTCCACCACGTCGATCAGGTTCTTATACAGGCGGGAGTACAGCACCGCGCCGTTATCCTCATACGCTACCAGGCCTTCCTCGCTCACATCGATGAGGGGCAGCTCGGTATTGTACTCGGCGCCGGCGGGCAGCGGGCTCATGGTCCGCGTCGGGCCAGCGGGGGTGAGCACTACGATATCGCCCTGAGACTGGCTGGCCAGCTCATAATCGGTAGTGGTGATGCCGCCATCGGTGCAGGCAAAATCCTTAATGTTGAAAGCGCCCTGATCGCCGAATACCACCCAGCGGTCATGCGGTTTGAGGCAGTAGGTACCGGCCTCGACCTCGACGAACAGATCGTTGTCCATGGTCATCTGGACCTTGAAGAAATCCTCTACGCCGGGGTTCTTAATGGAAGCCGTCTGGGCAAAGACGCTGGTGATCTTCTTCTCGGGGAAGGCCGTCAGGATCTGGTCGAACAGATGCACGCCCCAATCCAGCACCATGCCGCCGCCATACTGCTTCTCGCAGCGCCAGCCGTGCATCTCGCCGCGTTTGGCGTGAACCGAACTCATGATGGCGAAGGGTTTGCCGATCAGGCCATCCTCAATGATCTTGCGGACCGTGAGATAATCCCGGTCAAAACGGCGGTTATGGTGGCAGGTCAGCACCACGCCGCACTCTTTGGAAACTTCGATCAGCTCCTCAAAATCGGCCGAGGTGATGGTCGCGGGTTTTTCCACCATTACGTTCTTGCCGGCGCGCATCGCCGCGATCGCCAGCTCTTTATGCACATGGTTAGGCGTGGCGACCAGTACGAAATTGATCCGGTCATCCGCCAGGAACGCGTCCAGTGTCTCATAAGCGGTCAGTCCGGCCTCTTTTGCCTGGTCCAAACGCTTTGGATCAATATCATAAGCCGCTACAAATTCCACCCCATCGATCGCGCTATATACGCGATTGTGCAGGTTACCCATTCCCCCGAAGCCGATGATCCCCATTCTCAGAGACATTTTTGTTTCCTCCTTAATTTAGCTCGTAGTTTTTATACAAGGATGATATATAGAAACGAACCATTTATATAGTACCGCTAACCCCTCCAATGGTCAATAGATTCTCGACAAAAAACCGCCCTGCGAGGACATATTTACATGCTGTAACCTTTTAGCGCTTTTCCGCCTGACGGCAGGCTCTAAACCGTGCACGTGCCCATGTTTTAGGTGATGTTCCGGCGCCCCGCATGCCTCTCTAAAGCCAATATATTGCCTCGCCCGTGCGTTCATGCGCGGCAGAATGGAAAAGATGAAAATCCGGCGGCGGATTGTTCCGCACGCCGCTTATATAGTATAATATTCATACAGAAGGCGTACTTATTGGATTGAACCGTGCAGGTAAGGAGACGATCACATCAATGGATATACAGACCAAACACCGGATCTATGAACTGCTGACTGGGGCCTTTAGCCTGGGGGAAGCGTATCCCCTCAGCCGTATCGCCAAATTTTTAACGGACGCGGACATCCGAAGCGCAGCCTACGGCTACCCCAAAATGCGCGCGCTGTTGGAGGATCTGCCGGAATTTCTTACGGTCACGCCGATCATGCTGGGGCAAAACCCCCAGCAAATGATCACCCTCCACACCTGGACAGACGACGCCCCGAATGAACGGTCCTCTCCGGAGGAAAACTTTTTCCGTCTGGTCAATGTGCCGGCCAAGTCGCTGGCCGTATTCTGCAACCTGATGGGGCTGACCGAACCGGAGGCCCGTGCCGCATTGGAGCAGGGGTACAAGCGCGCCAAAAGCGAGGGTTCTCTGCAAAGCGAGGGCGATAATCTGGCTTATGACGTGGGGCCCGCACATATTGTGCTGCAAAAAAGCTGGTATGCTGAAAGCTCGCAGCCTTGGCATTTCTCTTTCCATATGCAGGACGTCCCGGCCCGCCCGGCGATAACGGATACGGCGCAGACGCCCATTCAGCGCCAGCATACGGCAAAGGCAGACGAGCACCGTTTTACCGAAGCGGAACGCCAGGAGATCTACCACGTACTGACCGGACAGCTGCCCACCGGCGAAAAGCTGCATATGGCCGCCGTCAGCAAGCAGCTGGCGGATAACGGATACCCTAAAGAGCGGTATGGATTTGCCAAAATGAAGGCCTTTTTGCTGGCCCTGGGCGACATGCTGACGCTGGAAGATCAGGTTATGGGCGGCGTGCCGCAAAGCCTGGTCACCATCCATCCGCAGGCGCATTGGGAGCAGCCGCCCGCATCCCAGCCCGCCGCACACGTTGGGGGATCAGAGGAGCCGCCACAGCGCATGGACGAGGCGGTCTTTCTGGCGCCTAAGACATTGGCTATCCTAAACGCCTACCTGACTGGCCAGGAAGCGCCGCCAGCCCCCGCCGTGATCGACCAGCTGCGCGCGGCTTACGAAAAGGCGCGTCTTGAAGGCAACCTGGAATACCGGAACGACGCCTACCGCTTCCCCCTGCCCTTTAAGGGACTGGAAGGCGGGGCGCTGTTTGCCGCCATTAAGCGCTCGAATAGCGACTATGCCGGCGCTTCTCCCTGGTATCTCAATTTTGCAGGGCCGGACCGGTTCGGCCGTGCCCCGGGAAAAATACTGGAACAATTCGCTTTTCTAGGGGCCTGGCCCTCCTTTTTGGAAGGCTTGGCGCAAAAAGCCCTGCCCGAGCCCTGGGATTTCGGGGAAGGCAGCCATAAGCGCTACCACATTCTGCAAAAGTACATCCAATATACCTTTTACCGCCTGCAGCTGGAAGATAAGGTATGCATTGCCGAGGATAAGAGCTTTGCCGCCTTTAATACGGGGCTTGTCACCCCGCACTATGACGATCTGTACGCCTGTTTTGAACCCAACGACGAAGGCGCGGCTACGGCCTGGCACTTTGTCGATTTTTGTACCGCAGCCGGCCGGGGCGTAGGCAAGCGCCTGGTGGACGCCTTTAACCCCCTGCCCCAGCCCGCCTCGTATTTTGAGCGCAAAGAGGACCTGCTCTTTGACCTGGAAAAGGAGCTGCATACGGACTTTGACCATATTCTGCTGGATAACGTCTCCCGCCTGCCCCTTCCCTTTTTGCAGGAGGAAAGCCGGGGCATTCCCGCGGCGCAGGCGGTACTCGAACAGATTCAAAGTACAGATGAAGCCGCAGCCAAACGTACGCTGTATAGCGAGCTAAGCGGCGTCATTGCCGATACGCCGCGATTGTATAACCGGCTGCGCAATCGGGTGGAAGACGCCATTGAACTGGCCAAAAAGCAGGTGCGCTGGAACTTTAAGACCGCCATTCCCTGCTATTTCCCCACCCGAAACGTTATGAGCCTGATGCTGCCCCTCTCTTTGCAGTATGACGGG
Above is a genomic segment from Luoshenia tenuis containing:
- a CDS encoding DUF4422 domain-containing protein is translated as MSDIKIFISCNRESYVPQHPLLYPIQTGAANADCRFEGMLHDDEGEDQISQRNTTYCELTAQYWVWKHMDADYYGFMHNRRYISFSKEHLKEDMYGNVVMGMIDAAALDKLGYQPDNMRRMIEGNDIVALAPLDISKCTWLPKDQRTVRGQYASGQQHDTGDLDLLISILREKYPDYAQDAVNYLNGDKGYYLNMYIMRKEHFNAYSAWLFDVLDAFSAKQDYTNFSNYEMRKCGFIAERLFGIYFTHLLRTRPDLKVRYLQNSFFSSLDKPYLEPAFDEHNVPVVMASSNEYVPFLGVLLSSIIANASGENNYDIIILSNGISPTNRQILEMVLEKRLNFALRFIEVSQILTSSDLPSKHHISVTTHARYMLTEFLPNYHKVLYLDSDIVADVDIAELYHTDIEDYMVGAVRDTVVAGWYKMPGHPQKQYMDTVLKMRDPFNYFNAGVLLMNLDAMRARFSAKDLLDLACDDKWMWLDQDVLNSICDGRVKWLSQEWNVMAHADLNPYAKPEGFAPKWLQDAYNKAKEKPKLIHYAGRAIPCYAPDADLYWIFWRYARQTQFYEQLLFFLAQEAGELQKRKEQQQALLSRQNKLLYRFLRSVKRGIMPAINWVLPQHSARRDKVVKAYRRMRGIPENGYQI
- a CDS encoding Gfo/Idh/MocA family oxidoreductase — encoded protein: MSLRMGIIGFGGMGNLHNRVYSAIDGVEFVAAYDIDPKRLDQAKEAGLTAYETLDAFLADDRINFVLVATPNHVHKELAIAAMRAGKNVMVEKPATITSADFEELIEVSKECGVVLTCHHNRRFDRDYLTVRKIIEDGLIGKPFAIMSSVHAKRGEMHGWRCEKQYGGGMVLDWGVHLFDQILTAFPEKKITSVFAQTASIKNPGVEDFFKVQMTMDNDLFVEVEAGTYCLKPHDRWVVFGDQGAFNIKDFACTDGGITTTDYELASQSQGDIVVLTPAGPTRTMSPLPAGAEYNTELPLIDVSEEGLVAYEDNGAVLYSRLYKNLIDVVDNGAELLVKPKDILRNIKFMEAVFESAEKGQSLTINL
- a CDS encoding DUF3825 domain-containing protein — its product is MDIQTKHRIYELLTGAFSLGEAYPLSRIAKFLTDADIRSAAYGYPKMRALLEDLPEFLTVTPIMLGQNPQQMITLHTWTDDAPNERSSPEENFFRLVNVPAKSLAVFCNLMGLTEPEARAALEQGYKRAKSEGSLQSEGDNLAYDVGPAHIVLQKSWYAESSQPWHFSFHMQDVPARPAITDTAQTPIQRQHTAKADEHRFTEAERQEIYHVLTGQLPTGEKLHMAAVSKQLADNGYPKERYGFAKMKAFLLALGDMLTLEDQVMGGVPQSLVTIHPQAHWEQPPASQPAAHVGGSEEPPQRMDEAVFLAPKTLAILNAYLTGQEAPPAPAVIDQLRAAYEKARLEGNLEYRNDAYRFPLPFKGLEGGALFAAIKRSNSDYAGASPWYLNFAGPDRFGRAPGKILEQFAFLGAWPSFLEGLAQKALPEPWDFGEGSHKRYHILQKYIQYTFYRLQLEDKVCIAEDKSFAAFNTGLVTPHYDDLYACFEPNDEGAATAWHFVDFCTAAGRGVGKRLVDAFNPLPQPASYFERKEDLLFDLEKELHTDFDHILLDNVSRLPLPFLQEESRGIPAAQAVLEQIQSTDEAAAKRTLYSELSGVIADTPRLYNRLRNRVEDAIELAKKQVRWNFKTAIPCYFPTRNVMSLMLPLSLQYDGRADAALVVELTRSGNYQGQTILTLQQAYLDARLLCRPNSEWLNTEAQGGDALDEEEA